GATAAATATCAGCACCAACCTATTTTCTTCGACATTTCCACTTCATGGCTGATGCCACATTTGGAAGATTTAAAGGAGTGACAGTCTGTGGACAGCCATACTTCCGAATTATGGCAGCAAATTTTATCGATTATTCAAACCAAATTAAGCAAGCCGAGCTTTGATACCTGGTTTAAGGCTACCAAAGCCGTAACCTTCAACTCCCAGGTTCTCATTATTTCGGCACCTACAACGTTCGCAGTAGAATGGCTGGAAAGTCGCTACACCAAACTAGTAGGAGCTACGGTTTACGAAGTTACAGGGAAACAAGTGGATGTAAAATTCGTCATTGAAGAAAGCAAGCCGCCTGAGCTTGTGGTTCAACAATCGGCCCCCACTCCCGTAGTATCACGAGAAGAAGCACAAACGCATCTACTCAATCCCAAGTACACCTTTGACACTTTTGTAATTGGCTCTGGCAACCGTTTTGCGCATGCAGCCTCACTGGCAGTAGCCGAGGCACCCGCCAAAGCATACAATCCCTTGTTTTTATACGGTGGTGTAGGACTGGGCAAAACCCATTTAATGCACGCCATTGGGCACTATGTTCTGGAACATAACCCAAATAACAAGGTTATTTACATCTCTTCAGAGAAATTCACGAATGAATTTATCAATTCAATCCGTGATAACCGCGGTGAAAGCTTCCGCAATAAGTATCGTAACGTTGACATTTTGCTTATTGACGATATTCAATTCCTCGCTGGAAAAGAGTCCACGCAGGAGGAGTTTTTCCATACGTTCAATGCGCTCCACGAAGAACGCAAGCAAATTATCATCTCCAGCGACCGACCGCCAAAGGAAATTCCCACACTGGAAGAACGCCTACGTTCCCGGTTTGAATGGGGCTTGATTACGGATATTCAACCACCTGATCTAGAGACCCGAATTGCGATTTTGCGCAAAAAGGCGAAAGCAGAGAACCTTGATATCCCTAATGAGGCCATGATGTATATTGCTAACCAGATTGACACCAATATTCGTGAACTCGAGGGTGCATTAATCCGGGTTGTTGCTTACTCATCGCTAACCAACCAGGATGTAACCACTCATTTGGCAGCTGAAGCACTCAAGGATATTATTCCTTCCAGCCGGCCTAAGATGATTACCATCGCTGATATTCAGCAAAAAGTCGGTGAATACTACAATTTACGCCTTGAAGACTTCAAAGCACGAAAACGTACGAAAGCCGTAGCATTTCCACGTCAAATCGCAATGTATCTCTCCCGTGAACTAACGGATTATTCGCTTCCTAAAATTGGCGAGGCATTCGGTGGACGTGACCATACGACCGTAATTCATGCGCATGATAAAATTACACAGTCATTAAAGGTCGATCAGGAGTTGTACAAAGTGGTAAATAATCTTGCGGAGAAAATTAAAAATCCTTCCTAAGAGGAACAAAGAGCCTATACACAATCTATACACATGTGGGTAGGCTTAATTTTATGCTATTTGATAGGGTTATCCACATATTAGACGCCCCTACTACTAATACTATTAAATAACTATAATAATTCATCATGTAAAGACGCGTAATAAAGAACAGCAAATACAACGAAATCCCCAATTTTTCAGCTAGGAGTGAAATCATGAAAATAAGCATTCTTAAAAACGAGCTCAACGAATCCATTCAACACGTATCCAAAGCTATCTCCAGTAGAACGACGATCCCAATTCTGACCGGTATTAAGCTGGAAGTTAGCCATCAAGGCGTCACACTAACTGCAAGCGACACCGATATTTCCATCCAATCGTTTATTCCAGCAGAGAATGACAGCCATACGATCGTGAAGATAGACCAGCCAGGAAGTGTAGTTCTTCCCGCTAAGTTTTTCGTCGAGATTATTAAGAAGCTGCCCTCCAAAGAGATTCACATGGAAGTTAAAGAAGGATTCCAAACATATATTTCTTCTGGATCCACGGAGATTCAGATCGTAGGTTTAGACCCTGAAGAATTCCCGGTGTTACCGAGTATTGAGGAGAACGATACCATCTCCCTGCCAGGTGATTTGCTGAAAAATATGATTAAACAAACCGCTTTTTCTATTTCTACCCAAGAGACAACTCCGATTTTAACAGGTATACTGTGGAATCTGGCTGATAATGAGTTTAAGTTCACAGCGACAGACCGTCACCGCTTAGCTACAAGAGCAGCAAGACTAGAAGGTACGGAGAATGTCCAATTTGCAAATATCGTAATCGCCGGTAAAACCCTTAATGAGCTAAGTAAAATTATCCCTGATCAAAATATGCTCGTTGATATTGTGGTTGCAGACAATCAAGTTCTCTTTAAAATCGACAAAGTACTGTTCTATTCACGGATCCTTGATGGAATTTATCCGGATACTTCTAGAATTATTCCAACAACCTACAAAACAGAACTAACTTTGGACACAAAAAAATTAAGCGAATCGATTGATCGCGCTTATTTGCTGTCCCGTGAAGAAAAAACCAATATTGTGCGCATGCAGACGCTTGAACAAGGCGGCATTGAAATTTCTTCTAGCTCTTCTGAGCTTGGTAAAGTTCGTGAGGAACTTGAAGTCATTGATTTCAAAGGTGAACCTCTCAAAATATCTTTCAACTCCAAATATATGCTCGATGTCTTAAAAGTTATTGAGAGTGAGCAGCTTGTCATAGCATTTACAGGAATGATGAGTCCGATCATTTTGAAGCCACTTGACCAAACGAATAGCTTGTATATCATTTTGCCTTACCGTACAACAAATTAATGCCAACATTCATGAACATGTGGATAAGTGGCTGAAAGGATAAAAACCATGAAAAAAATACTTATCCACAGTGGATATATTAAGCTGGATCAATTCCTGAAACTTTCTGATTGTGTATCCACAGGTGGAATGGCTAAAGCTTTACTGCAAGAAGGACATGTACTGGTTAACGGAGAAGTAGAGGAACGACGTGGAAGAAAGCTGTATCCGGGTGACCAAATTGAAGTGCAGGATAACGGCACCTTTCAGGTTGAAGGTGGAGGAGTTAAAGAGGAGTAGGCTAGGGGAGGAACCATTTCGTGTTTGTTAAAAATATCGGTCTGCAGCATTATCGAAATTACGGGCTGCTGCGTCTGGAGAGCCTGGGCGATGTCAATCTGATTCTGGGTCAGAACGCTCAAGGCAAAACAAACCTCATGGAGGCATTGTTCGTCCTGGCGATGACCAAAAGCCACCGCACCTCGAAAGATCGCGAACTTATTTCATTCGATGCCCCTGGAGACGCTGCTCAGATCATTGCCGAGGTAGAACGTAAGTACGGCGATCTCAAGCTAGAGCTCACCCTTTCTGCCAAAGGTAAAAAAGCTAAGATTAACGGTTTAGAACAACGGCGCCTTAGTGAGTTTGTAGGATCACTTAATGTGGTCATGTTTGCACCGGAAGATTTAGAGATTGTAAAAGGCACACCTGGCATCAGACGGCGTTTTCTTGATATGGAGATTGGCCAAGTCCAGCCCAGTTATCTATTTCACCTCCAGCAGTATCAAAAGATTCTCTTACAAAGGGGCAATTTGCTGAAGCAGTTGTGGGGGAAAGAGGCAGCGGGAAAAGATCTTTTGGAAATCTGGGATGCTCAACTTGTGGAGCACGGTGTTAAAATCGTAAAAAAAAGGAAACAATTCATAAAGAAGCTGCAAATATGGGCTGAAAGCATACACCGGGGGATTACGAACGGCGGAGAAGAACTGAAATTGCTCTATGTCCCCTCTTTCGGCGATCGTGATGAGGAAGATGAAGCTGTCTTATTAGACAATTTTATGTTAAAGTTATCACAAACGAGAGAACAAGAAATCAGGCGCGGCATGACGCTGACGGGTCCCCATCGGGATGACCTGTCCTTTTTTATCAACGGAAGGGAAGCTCAGGTCTACGGTTCTCAGGGACAGCAGCGTACCACGGCTTTATCGCTCAAGCTGGCGGAAATCGAGCTGATCCATGAAGAAATCGGAGAATATCCTGTGCTGCTTCTTGATGATGTTTTATCCGAGCTTGATCCTTACCGACAGACCCAGCTTATTGAAACCTTTCAAAGCAAGGTACAGACATTCATTACCGCTACCGGAATTGAGGGTCTGAATGCCGATAAATTAAAAGGCGCCAGCCTATATCATGTTCATGATGGAAAAGTGGAGTTATAAAGAGCGGAGGAAGATCATGTATATTCATTTGGGCGGGGAGAAGATTATTCGCTCTTCGGAGTTAATTGCAATATTTGATATTTCGATTGAGAAATCTTCCAAGGTGTCTAAGCAATTCGTCATTCACTCTGAGCAGGACAAGAAGCTTGAGCGGATTGGTGAAGAGGAAGCAAAATCTATTGTCGTAACTAAAAATATCGTGTATTACTCCCCCATTTCCTCCTCCACTCTCAAAAAAAGAGCCAAAATTTTGCTCGAGATATAACTTGCGTTTAGTAACAAAGAGATAATCTGAAAGAAGTAGGTGAAGGCATGTCAATGAATCAACCGACATATGATGAGAGCCAGATTCAGGTACTAGAAGGGCTAGAAGCTGTCCGGAAACGTCCGGGCATGTATATTGGTTCCACTAGTTCTAAAGGTCTCCATCACTTGGTGTGGGAGGTCGTAGATAATAGTATCGATGAAGCCCTAGCAGGTTATTGTGACCGGATTCAAGTGATTATTCATGAGGATAACGGGATTACTGTTATCGATAATGGACGTGGCATACCTGTAGGTGAAAATGAAAAACTTAAAAAGTCGACGCTTGAAGTTGTAATGACAGTACTGCATGCAGGCGGTAAATTCGGCGGCGGCGGATATAAAGTATCAGGCGGCTTACACGGTGTGGGTATCTCCGTAGTAAATGCCTTGTCTGAGAAGGTTGTTGTTAATGTTAAGCGTGATGGGCATGTTTATCAGCAGGAATACAGACGTGGTGCACCACAGTATGAGATCAAGGTTGTTGGAGATACGGACGAGACAGGTACGACTACAACTTTTCATCCAGACCCTGAAATCTTTACTGAAACCACGGTCTTTGAATATGCGACATTGCTTACACGTATTCGTGAGCTAGCTTTTCTTAACAAAGGAATCGAGCTTTCACTGCATGATGAGCGGACCGATGTTACCAACGTGTTCAAATACGAGGGTGGTATCGTTGAATATGTGAAATATTTGAATGAGAAAAAAGAAGCGCTGCACGAGGAACCAATCTACGTGGAAGGCTCACGAGATATGATCCAGGTTGAAGTAGCTCTCCAATACAATGATTCGTATACAGAGAACATCTACTCTTTTGCGAATAATATTAATACTCATGAAGGCGGAACGCATGAATCCGGCTTCAAAAGTGCGCTAACACGTATCATCAACGATTATGCCCGTAAAGCGGGTGTGCTGAAGGATGGTAATTCAAATCTGACTGGTGACGACGTGCGTGAAGGATTGACAGCGATTATTTCTGTCAAAATTCCAGAGCCTCAGTTCGAAGGTCAAACGAAGACTAAGCTCGGAAATAGTGAAGTACGCGGAATTGTAGAATCACTGTTCGGAGAGAAATTGCAGGAATTCCTAGAAGAGAATCCAGCAGTATCTCGCCGTGTCCTTGAAAAGTCGCTTTCAGCTTCACGTGCACGAGAAGCTGCTCGTAAGGCTCGTGAGTTAACACGCCGTAAGAGTGCGCTTGAAGTTAGTGCACTACCTGGTAAACTTGCAGACTGTTCATCCAAGGATGCGTCTATCAGCGAATTGTATATCGTCGAAGGTGACTCTGCGGGGGGATCGGCCAAGCAAGGCCGGGATCGTCATTTCCAAGCGATTCTACCACTGCGTGGTAAGATCCTAAACGTAGAAAAAGCTCGCTTAGACCGTATTCTATCCAACGCGGAAATTCGGGCGATCATTACGGCTCTGGGTACAGGGATCAGTGATGATTTTGATCTATCAAAGGCTCGTTACCATAAAGTCGTTATTATGACGGATGCCGACGTCGATGGAGCTCATATTAGAACTCTGTTGTTGACATTCTTCTACCGTTACATGCGGAAGCTAGTAGATGCAGGTTATATCTATATCGCACAACCGCCATTGTTCAAGATAGAGCGCAACAAAGTGATCCGTTATGCAGGAAGCGAGAAGGAACGCGATGAGATTATCGCTTCTTTTGGAGAAAATGTTAAGGTCAATGTCCAGCGCTACAAAGGTTTGGGTGAAATGAATGCTACCCAGCTGTGGGACACGACGATGGATCCTGAAGCGCGTATGATGTTGCAAGTAACGATTGAAGATGCGATGCTCGCTGATAGTATTTTTGATACGCTGATGGGCGATAATGTTGAACCAAGACGTGACTTTATCCATGAGCATGCGAAAGACGTCAGATATCTTGATGTGTAAGAATAAAATATAAGGATAATGTATAACGTGAAACTTATACCTACTTATATTTTTAACAAAACCTCCGGCTTCTGTTCCTAATGGAATTAGAATGCTGGAGGTTTTTTTATTTCAGAGCTGTTTTTTAGGCCTTGGTGATTTGTTTGTTGCGGGTAGTGTATGGAGATTTTCTAGCTTTTACACGCCCGTATGCTACAGCATAGCGGTGTATTCTACGATAGATAGATTTATCAGGAAATAACTTAAATATGACTATGGATGGAAGGGTGTTGACCTCAAGCAGCCACATATCCATATGCTGATCCATGGCAATATCCAGACCGATTTCTTTAATCCCTGGATAAGTAGTTTCCAATTGGCCTGCAATTTGTACGCCTAAAGATTTTAATTGATTAACGGTGGAGAGTGTTTCAGAAGAGTTCATATGACTTTTTAATAATGTATTTACTGACACAATACTGCCTCCGTTATGATAATTGGTGACGATTTTCTGAGGGGCAGCTACTCTTCCGAGCATTCCTGTCGTTTCCCATGCGCCTGACGGACTCTTTTGGGCAAGAACTCGAAGGTCGAAGGGACGGTCTTGATAACGTAGAAGGTCAATTCCCTTTTGGATCAGGTAGGTACGGTTCTGAATTCGTTTCTGTAAGGCTTCATGCAGCTCTTCGGGGGAGAAGAAAACTTCTGCCGTTTTTGCATATCTTAAAATATATAGGAGCTGTGTTTCTTGTTGTTCTATCTCCTCGTTATCGGTGGTGGCATTTTTTTCAGACTTCCGCTGGCTAGGGCTCAAAATCACCGTACGCTGCTCGGCTCTCATTACACCAATGCCAAAGCTTCCGCGGTCAGGTTTAATATAGACCATTGTATATAACACAAGCATTTCTTTAAGAACACTTAAATCGTATTTACGAGTATCCGGTACATATAGAGATAGAGATTGATTTTGAAGAATGACTTTTGTTTTTGCCCATTTACTTGGGACACGTTGAATCTTCATTATCTTCCTCCTTAACAATTTTTTGCAGCATTTGGTCTTTTGAATTCCTTTGTACAAAACTTGCTTTGAAAGCATAATCTTTGACGGCTGAAAATCAGGACAAGCTACCTAAACAATGGTATAATATAAGGATATGGGGTTATGCCTTATCGAACGATACTAGGATAATAAAACCGTGTTTCTTGTCTTTACAGTCTATGTACTAAAGACATTTGCGGAAAGGGCGAATACCCTAACCAACGCAAAAGAAATCAATATTAGAAGATAAAAGGCTATCATGTTTAATTGTGCTACTTTTGTGAAAGTAATATAATTAAGGGTAGCGGTTTTTTAACTGAAGGAGGTCCAGCAATTCATGGCTGAACAAAATAACCCACAAGTCAAAGATCGGGACATTGGCGTGGAAATGCGTGAATCCTTTATGGATTACGCAATGAGCATCATTGTTAGTCGGGCTTTGCCAGATGTGCGGGACGGACTCAAGCCGGTTCACCGACGCATTTTGTTTGCGATGTCGGAACTTGGAATGTCTGCGGATAAGCCTCATAAGAAATCGGCAAGAATCGTCGGTGAGGTTATCGGTAAGTACCACCCTCACGGTGACTCAGCCGTCTATGAAACAATGGTACGGATGGCTCAGGATTTCTCTATGCGCTATATGCTTGTGGACGGTCACGGGAACTTTGGTTCGATTGATGGTGATATGGCTGCAGCGATGCGTTATACAGAAGCCCGTCTTTCCAAGATTGCAGGCGAAATGCTTCGAGATTTGAACAAAGAAACAGTTGATTTCGCACCCAACTATGATGGTGAAGAGCATGAGCCAGTTGTATTGCCAGCTCGTTATCCGAACCTGCTCGTGAACGGGGTATCTGGTATTGCTGTAGGTATGGCTACTAATATCCCACCGCATAACCTAGGTGAAGTTATCGATGGTGTGCAGGCGATGATTAAGAATCCCGATATCACACCTATGGAATTGATGGAGTATATCCAAGGCCCTGACTTCCCTACGGCTGGATATATTTTGGGTCGTGAGGGCATTCGTCAGGCTTATCGTACGGGGCGTGGTTCCGTGACCATGCGTGCCAAGGCAACAATTGAAGAGAACAACGGTAAGGCTCGCATCATTGTACATGAGCTGCCATATCAGGTAAACAAGGCAAGACTGGTTGAAAAAATCGCAGAATTAGTACGTGAGAAACGGATCGAGGGTATAACGGATCTTCGAGATGAGTCTGACCGTAACGGTATGCGTGTAGTTGTTGAGATGAGACGTGATGTGAATCCAAATGTTGTGTTGAACAATCTATATAAACATACTTCAATGCAATCCACATTTGGGATCAACATGCTTGCCATCGTCAACAACGAGCCGAAAATCCTTAATCTGCGTGATGTGCTCTATCATTATTTGCAGCACCAGATTGAAGTTATTCGTCGTCGTACAATATTTGATCTTAAAAAAGCTGAAGCACGCGCTCATATTTTAGAAGGTCTGCGTATTGCGCTGGATCATCTGGATGAAGTTATTGCGTTAATCCGCGCTTCGCGGACAACGGATATAGCTCGTGACGGATTGATGAGCACCTTTAGCCTCAGTGTAGAGCAGGCTCAAGCAATCCTCGACATGCGGATGCAGCGTCTGACCGGTCTGGAACGGGAAAAAATCGAGAATGAATATAACGAATTGTTAGCTAAAATTGCAGAGTACCGTGAAATTTTGGCGAATGAGCATCTCGTACTGGAAATCATCAGCAACGAGTTGCAGGATATTCGTGATAGATATTCTGATGATCGCCGAACAGAGATTACGGTTGGTGAAGAAAGTATTCTCGATGAAGACCTTATTCCACGTGAAGAGGTTGTTATCACTATTACGCATACTGGATACATCAAACGTCTGCCTGTCAGCACTTACCGCAGCCAGAAGCGTGGGGGCCGCGGAGTAATGGGGATGGACACCAAGGACCAAGATTTTGTGGAGCATCTCTTCGTGAGTAACTCTCATAACTATCTGATGTTCTTTACCGATAAGGGTAAGGTGTACCGGATTAAGGCTTATGAGATCCCAGAGCTGGGACGTACTGCGCGTGGGACACCAATCATCAACCTGATTCAAATTGAACAAGGTGAGAAGATTAGTGCCGTTATCCAGGTGGAAGAGAGCGATAGTGACAAGTACTTGTTCTTTGCTACCCGCGAAGGTATCGTGAAGAAGACGCCACTTGAGGATTACAATAACATCCGCAAAGGCGGACTTATCGCTATTAATCTTCGGGAAGAGGATTCCCTGATTGAGGTTAAGCTGACAGATGGCCAGCAAAATCTTATTATCGGTACAGCACGCGGAATGTCGATTACGTTCTCAGAGAATGATGTTCGTTCTATGGGTCGTAGCGCAACTGGCGTGAAGGGTATTACACTCGATAGTAATGACCATGTCATTGGTATGGACTGTGTCGATAAGGAGCTTGAGGTTCTGATTGTTACTAGCAAGGGTTATGGTAAACGGACACCAGCCGGCGACTATCGTTCCCAGACTCGTGGCGGTAAAGGAATCAAGACCATTAATCTCACTGAGAAGAATGGACCTGTAGTTGGTCTTAAAGTTGTTAAGAACGACGAAGACTTAATGATCATTACTACAAGCGGTACCTTGATTCGTACCAGCATGGATGGAATTTCTACTATGGGTCGTTATGCGCAAGGGGTTAAGCTAATTAACATCCGCGAGGATGATGCTGTGGCTACCCTGTGCAGAGCCGATAAGAATGAAGAGGACGAAATGTCTGAAGATATAGAAGGCCTCGAGGACCAAGTAACAGTTGATGAATCTGGCGATATAGATCAGCCGGAAACAATCGCTGAAGATCAAGAGGATAACTTAGAATAGTTTATATTCAATAAAGAGCAAGGGGTTCTGTAATAGAACCCCTTGCTCTTTTTACTATGATTAATTAATAGTTAGTTATTTTATGAAATGTAATGAGTAATTTTTAAAAGAATAGTTTTCATTGCACTAGTCGCTTCCTTTTATCCGTACTATAATTAGCCGATAGAGTATAAATCAGTATATAAAGTACTATTTTCTCAGAAATTATCTGTCATATTAGATTTGGGTAATCCTGAGCTTATTGTTATAGAAATTAAGGGGCTGAGTATATGCCAAATGTATTGGTTGGAGAAGTTAAAGCGGGCTCAAAGATAATCAAAGATGTAATTACACCTTTGGGTGGGATTTTGTTTACCAAGGGAAAAATACTACTCCCCCGTGATCTAGAAATTTTGGAAGCTTTCTTAGTTGGGCAAGTGGAGATCGAGGGTGTTCAAGGAGAGGGCAACTCTGATGCTGCCAAAAAAAACTCGAAGCAAACATCACTTAAAGCCGGAGCCATTATAAATGAATCAATGCTGGTTAAGAACAATTCCCCACTACACGATGAATATGACAAAATGATCGGACTTATTAGGACAAGCTATCGTTCGGTAACGGCAGCCTCTCTTCCTATTTTTGAGTTGCGGAGTCAGTTAGAGGTACTAATTAGTCATTTGAAGGATTATCATGTCTTGAAGTTTTCTCCACGTACGCTAAAAGACGAGGATTACAACTATCACAATGCCGTATTGTCCGCGTTAACATCATATAAGATTGCTCAGTGGTGCGGGTATCCGCAAAAGGATTGGATGCAGATCGCTTTTGCTGGATTGCTGCATGATATCGGAAACGCAAAAGTAGATAGTTCTCTCTTACATAAGCCGGAGTCACTTAATAGTGCCGAAATAGAAGAGGTTCGCAGACATACTACATATGGCTATCAATTATTACGTAATGTCACAGCGATTAATGAAGGGGTAAGACTAACGGCGTTGCAGCATCATGAGAAGGTTGATGGGTCTGGTTATCCACTTAAGCTAGAAGGTAGCCAGATTCACTTTTACGCTAAAGTAGTTGCGGTAGCAGATATATTCCATGCTATGACTTTGGAAAGAGCTTATAGAAAGGCGCAGTCCCCTTATCTAGTATTAGAGCAGATTATGACAGAAAGCTTTGGTAAGCTTGACCCAGTCGTTGTACAGACCTTTATACAGAAGAGCACTGATTTATTTAATGGAACCAGAATACGTTTGAGCGATGGGCGTCACGGGGAGATCATATTCACTGATCGTGCGAATCCTACACGTCCTATGATTAAGGTAGAGGGTACAATTGTTAACTTAATGTTGGAGCGGGATCTATATATTCAAGAGATTATTTCTTAGTGTAGTAAGTATTGAAACACTTCAGAGCTGAGGCTGTGCTGCCTAGTGCATACGAGTATATTTAGTATGATTAGTAGCACAGTCTCTTATTTATAGATTATATTAAAAAAAGTGTTGCAATCAATCTCTATACATGATATATTCTAAGTCCGGCCAAGAAATACACATGCCGAGCTCGAAAAAGAAGTTAAAAAAAGAGCTTGACATTAAACAGCCGGACATGATATAGTATAAGAGTTGCTGCTGAGACATTAAACGGCGCCAACGAGAACTTGATCTTTGAAAACTGAACAACGAGTGAGTAGGAAATCACGAAAGTGAAATCCAAAACTGATGAGTTTCACAGCGTATTTTACGCTTTTGAAATTTCATCGTGAGAATTAATTTTCTCGTCAGATGTTTCAAAATGAGCATATCGCTCTTTTCAATACTAATTGGAGAGTTTGATCCTGGCTCAGGACGAACGCTGGCGGCGTGCCTAATACATGCAAGTCGAGCGGAGTTATTTTGAAAGCTTGCTTTCAAAATAACTTAGCGGCGGACGGGTGAGTAACACGTAGGCAACCTGCCCCTTAGACTGGGATAACTACCGGAAACGGTAGCTAATACCGGATAATTTCTTTTTTCTCCTGAAGGAAGAATGAAAGACGGAGCAATCTGTCACTGAGGGATGGGCCTGCGGCGCATTAGCTAGTTGGTGGGGTAACGGCCCACCAAGGCGACGATGCGTAGCCGACCTGAGAGGGTGAACGGCCACACTGGGACTGAGACACGGCCCAGACTCCTACGGGAGGCAGCAGTAGGGAATCTTCCGCAATGGACGAAAGTCTGACGGAGCAACGCCGCGTGAGTGATGAAGGTTTTCGGATCGTAAAGCTCTGTTGCCAGGGAAGAACGTCCGGTAGAGTAACTGCTATCGGAGTGACGGTACCTGAGAAGAAAGCCCCGGCTAACTACGTGCCAGCAGCCGCGGTAATACGTAGGGGGCAAGCGTTGTCCGGAATTATTGGGCGTAAAGCGCGCGCAGGCGGTCATTTAAGTCTGGTGTTTAAACCTTGGGCTCAACCTGAGGTCGCACTGGAAACTGGGTGACTTGAGTACAGAAGAGGAAAGTGGAATTCCACGTGTAGCGGTGAAATGCGTAGATATGTGGAGGAACACCAGTGGCGAAGGCGACTTTCTGGGCTGTAACTGACGCTGAGGCGCGAAAGCGTGGGGAGCAAACAGGATTAGATACCCTGGTAGTCCACGCCGTAAACGATGAGTGCTAGGTGTTAGGGGTTTCGATACCCTTGGTGCCGAAGTTAACACAGTAAGCACTCCGCCTGGGGAGTACGGTCGCAAGACTGAAACTCAAAGGAATTGACGGGGACCCGCACAAGCAGTGGAGTATGTGGTTTAATTCGAAGCAACGCGAAGAACCTTACCAGGTCTTGACATCCCTCTGAATCTGCTAGAGATAGCAGCGGCCTTCGGGACAGAGGAGACAGGTGGTGCATGGTTGTCGTCAGCTCGTGTCGTGAGATGTTGGGTTAAGTCCCGCAACGAGCGCAACCCTTAACTTTAGTTGCCAGCAAGTAATGTTGGGCACTCTAGAGTGACTGCCGGTGACAAACCG
This Paenibacillus sp. FSL R5-0345 DNA region includes the following protein-coding sequences:
- a CDS encoding YheC/YheD family protein, producing the protein MKIQRVPSKWAKTKVILQNQSLSLYVPDTRKYDLSVLKEMLVLYTMVYIKPDRGSFGIGVMRAEQRTVILSPSQRKSEKNATTDNEEIEQQETQLLYILRYAKTAEVFFSPEELHEALQKRIQNRTYLIQKGIDLLRYQDRPFDLRVLAQKSPSGAWETTGMLGRVAAPQKIVTNYHNGGSIVSVNTLLKSHMNSSETLSTVNQLKSLGVQIAGQLETTYPGIKEIGLDIAMDQHMDMWLLEVNTLPSIVIFKLFPDKSIYRRIHRYAVAYGRVKARKSPYTTRNKQITKA
- the gyrA gene encoding DNA gyrase subunit A, coding for MAEQNNPQVKDRDIGVEMRESFMDYAMSIIVSRALPDVRDGLKPVHRRILFAMSELGMSADKPHKKSARIVGEVIGKYHPHGDSAVYETMVRMAQDFSMRYMLVDGHGNFGSIDGDMAAAMRYTEARLSKIAGEMLRDLNKETVDFAPNYDGEEHEPVVLPARYPNLLVNGVSGIAVGMATNIPPHNLGEVIDGVQAMIKNPDITPMELMEYIQGPDFPTAGYILGREGIRQAYRTGRGSVTMRAKATIEENNGKARIIVHELPYQVNKARLVEKIAELVREKRIEGITDLRDESDRNGMRVVVEMRRDVNPNVVLNNLYKHTSMQSTFGINMLAIVNNEPKILNLRDVLYHYLQHQIEVIRRRTIFDLKKAEARAHILEGLRIALDHLDEVIALIRASRTTDIARDGLMSTFSLSVEQAQAILDMRMQRLTGLEREKIENEYNELLAKIAEYREILANEHLVLEIISNELQDIRDRYSDDRRTEITVGEESILDEDLIPREEVVITITHTGYIKRLPVSTYRSQKRGGRGVMGMDTKDQDFVEHLFVSNSHNYLMFFTDKGKVYRIKAYEIPELGRTARGTPIINLIQIEQGEKISAVIQVEESDSDKYLFFATREGIVKKTPLEDYNNIRKGGLIAINLREEDSLIEVKLTDGQQNLIIGTARGMSITFSENDVRSMGRSATGVKGITLDSNDHVIGMDCVDKELEVLIVTSKGYGKRTPAGDYRSQTRGGKGIKTINLTEKNGPVVGLKVVKNDEDLMIITTSGTLIRTSMDGISTMGRYAQGVKLINIREDDAVATLCRADKNEEDEMSEDIEGLEDQVTVDESGDIDQPETIAEDQEDNLE
- a CDS encoding HD-GYP domain-containing protein, coding for MPNVLVGEVKAGSKIIKDVITPLGGILFTKGKILLPRDLEILEAFLVGQVEIEGVQGEGNSDAAKKNSKQTSLKAGAIINESMLVKNNSPLHDEYDKMIGLIRTSYRSVTAASLPIFELRSQLEVLISHLKDYHVLKFSPRTLKDEDYNYHNAVLSALTSYKIAQWCGYPQKDWMQIAFAGLLHDIGNAKVDSSLLHKPESLNSAEIEEVRRHTTYGYQLLRNVTAINEGVRLTALQHHEKVDGSGYPLKLEGSQIHFYAKVVAVADIFHAMTLERAYRKAQSPYLVLEQIMTESFGKLDPVVVQTFIQKSTDLFNGTRIRLSDGRHGEIIFTDRANPTRPMIKVEGTIVNLMLERDLYIQEIIS